One region of Chryseobacterium sp. C-71 genomic DNA includes:
- a CDS encoding T9SS type B sorting domain-containing protein, with protein MKRFLLSLVMVFLSFTSLFAQRDTEHWIAPFYYSQPYTQSVYLSTDSVTPFVVTIYSNNVALGTVTISKGAPMTYAIPNERISTNVAAEAFNVINKGIYLQASKPFYCTLRMVSNTTHAEIVTSKGKAGIGKEFYVAGTPAVGSATTNNFSAGVLATEDNTIVTATWNGTVAFVGGAPTTNTHTFTLDKGESFIFAGLPGTNGQNQSSFIGAKIISDKPITLTNGNVNGNFGNTLGSGSDAILDQSVPVERLGNTFAMVRTRSTTADLEGAIVIATENNTQIFLNGSGTAAATLNQGQWYRITGDNYVAQGTSGHYNMLVSTSKNVYLYQLVSVLNGSATCGFNYIPPLNCFLPRKIDEIGKINEMPLPNPTPNDMVIKLNILTEAGATVTVSSNGGTPTPPTAAQGPYPLTGNTAWVTYSIEGVAGNLTIQSNKAVTAGINGGYNTSGYGGYFAGFSSIPLIAKQTGECIPGIILEVDDGYETYQWFLNGAAISGATSYTYTPAVAGNYTVKVTMGTCPPLTTPIYKVFTCLQQTTKSLYICGSKAITPAFTSSTQAPTPGSVTIVTQPTNGTATINPSNGVITYIPNPGYLGPDVIVYKFCGNAPEFVDCEQVTLNLNLVPFVLTDRTIKACQYSGNGFFDLTTANVTDNAVPTTKKFYPTLADLTANTNQISNPTNYFSGAGSVYVAVTTSEGCFGTAKITLDFFPTPVVNDATLTVCFIQNNETKGQFNLTTAVISTQSPITKKYYPTFTDASNGTNEILAPDLFISGDGSVYARVYNSNGCYAIAKINLKVTPPKRSTTLVDKFICIDERITLDAGAGFTSYKWNTGETTQTLQGVGVGEYWVTLENNGCFIKQFVNVKKVGEPVITSIEISNNTATVNVTGGNAPYQYAVDTPANWQNSNVFTNLTRGQHVFFVKDEANCEPVSVEITVPNLVNAITPNGDNVNDFLDYSELAYKGDLTFVIYDRYGNKLFTGDRSNNYKWDGKFAGKGILTGTYWYHINWIEPNAQKTPIKYTGWILVKNRE; from the coding sequence ATGAAAAGATTTCTACTCAGTTTAGTGATGGTTTTTCTTTCGTTCACCTCTTTATTTGCACAGAGAGATACTGAACATTGGATTGCACCATTCTATTATTCACAACCTTACACGCAATCAGTTTATTTGTCAACAGATTCTGTAACACCTTTTGTAGTTACAATTTACAGCAACAATGTTGCTTTGGGGACAGTGACTATTAGCAAAGGTGCACCAATGACTTATGCAATACCAAATGAAAGAATTTCTACTAACGTTGCAGCAGAAGCATTTAATGTTATCAATAAAGGAATTTATTTACAAGCCAGTAAACCTTTCTATTGCACATTACGAATGGTAAGCAATACTACGCATGCAGAAATTGTCACCAGCAAAGGTAAAGCAGGTATCGGAAAAGAATTTTATGTAGCTGGCACACCAGCAGTCGGAAGCGCTACAACCAATAACTTTTCTGCCGGTGTTTTGGCAACAGAAGACAATACTATAGTTACTGCAACTTGGAATGGAACCGTAGCATTCGTAGGTGGTGCTCCAACTACTAATACGCATACATTTACTTTAGATAAAGGAGAGTCTTTTATTTTCGCTGGTCTTCCCGGAACTAACGGGCAAAACCAATCTTCTTTTATTGGGGCAAAAATTATTTCTGATAAACCAATCACTCTAACCAACGGAAATGTGAACGGTAATTTTGGAAATACTTTAGGCTCGGGATCTGATGCTATTTTAGACCAGTCAGTACCTGTCGAAAGACTAGGCAACACCTTTGCAATGGTAAGAACCAGATCTACAACTGCTGATTTAGAAGGTGCAATTGTTATTGCTACTGAAAACAACACACAAATATTCCTAAACGGATCTGGTACTGCGGCAGCAACATTAAACCAAGGTCAATGGTATAGAATTACAGGCGACAATTATGTAGCTCAAGGTACTTCAGGTCACTATAATATGCTTGTAAGCACCTCCAAAAACGTATATCTTTATCAACTAGTATCAGTTTTAAATGGAAGCGCAACCTGCGGTTTCAATTACATCCCTCCATTGAACTGTTTTCTACCTAGAAAAATAGATGAAATTGGTAAGATTAATGAAATGCCATTACCAAACCCTACACCGAATGATATGGTTATTAAACTAAACATATTGACGGAGGCAGGCGCAACTGTAACTGTTAGCAGCAATGGAGGTACACCTACTCCTCCTACCGCAGCCCAGGGTCCTTATCCATTAACTGGTAACACCGCTTGGGTTACGTATAGTATAGAAGGTGTTGCAGGAAATCTAACTATACAATCAAACAAAGCTGTAACCGCTGGGATAAACGGTGGATATAACACATCTGGCTATGGTGGATATTTTGCAGGATTTTCATCAATCCCTCTAATTGCGAAACAAACAGGAGAGTGTATTCCGGGAATTATTCTGGAAGTAGATGATGGATATGAAACATATCAATGGTTTTTAAATGGTGCTGCTATATCTGGCGCAACATCTTACACATATACTCCTGCAGTAGCAGGAAATTATACTGTAAAGGTAACCATGGGAACTTGCCCTCCGCTTACTACACCAATTTATAAGGTATTTACTTGTCTGCAACAGACGACTAAATCTTTGTACATCTGTGGAAGTAAAGCAATTACTCCTGCTTTCACCAGCTCTACACAGGCTCCAACACCAGGTTCTGTTACTATTGTTACACAACCAACAAACGGAACAGCTACGATAAATCCATCAAATGGTGTAATTACTTATATTCCAAATCCTGGATATTTAGGACCAGATGTTATTGTGTATAAATTCTGCGGTAATGCACCTGAGTTTGTAGATTGCGAACAAGTTACTTTAAACTTAAATTTAGTTCCATTCGTATTGACAGACAGAACGATAAAAGCTTGTCAGTATTCAGGAAACGGATTTTTTGATTTAACTACGGCAAACGTTACAGACAACGCAGTGCCAACAACTAAAAAATTCTATCCAACATTGGCTGACTTAACTGCAAATACCAATCAGATTAGCAATCCTACAAATTACTTTTCAGGAGCTGGATCAGTATATGTAGCTGTCACAACTTCAGAAGGTTGTTTCGGAACTGCAAAAATTACACTAGACTTCTTCCCTACCCCGGTTGTGAATGATGCTACTCTCACGGTATGCTTTATTCAAAACAATGAGACTAAAGGTCAATTTAATTTAACAACAGCGGTAATAAGCACTCAATCTCCTATTACCAAAAAGTACTATCCTACTTTCACTGATGCAAGCAACGGAACCAATGAAATTTTGGCTCCAGACCTATTCATTTCTGGTGATGGATCTGTATATGCCAGAGTTTATAACTCAAATGGATGTTATGCAATAGCTAAAATTAATCTTAAAGTAACTCCTCCAAAGAGATCAACCACATTGGTAGACAAATTTATATGCATCGATGAGAGAATCACATTAGATGCAGGAGCAGGATTTACATCTTATAAATGGAATACCGGTGAAACTACACAAACACTACAAGGCGTTGGAGTAGGTGAATATTGGGTAACTCTTGAAAACAACGGTTGTTTTATAAAACAATTTGTAAATGTGAAGAAAGTAGGTGAGCCTGTAATTACTTCAATAGAGATATCAAACAATACAGCAACAGTAAACGTTACAGGAGGCAATGCTCCTTACCAGTACGCAGTTGATACGCCTGCGAATTGGCAAAACTCTAATGTATTTACCAATCTTACAAGAGGTCAACATGTGTTTTTTGTAAAAGATGAGGCTAATTGCGAACCTGTTTCTGTGGAGATTACAGTACCTAATCTGGTAAATGCTATCACACCAAATGGAGACAATGTAAATGATTTCTTAGACTATAGCGAATTGGCCTACAAAGGCGATCTTACATTTGTAATATATGATCGATACGGTAATAAATTATTCACCGGCGACAGATCAAACAATTACAAATGGGATGGTAAATTTGCAGGCAAAGGAATTCTCACAGGAACTTATTGGTATCATATCAACTGGATAGAGCCAAATGCACAGAAAACACCAATCAAATACACAGGGTGGATTTTAGTAAAGAATAGAGAATAA